One Campylobacteraceae bacterium DNA window includes the following coding sequences:
- a CDS encoding transcriptional repressor: protein MSKHDEVIEQLKIIVKQKGLKYTEQREIVLRVLMSVEEHLTAEDVYNHIKSAYKESNIGIATVYRALSFLEDVKLITSIAFGTEGKKYEANLKAHHDHLICTACGKIIEFLDEEIEKRQDNIAKVNNFKITSHSMQLYGMCQECQAKD from the coding sequence ATGTCAAAACATGACGAAGTAATAGAACAACTAAAAATAATTGTTAAACAAAAAGGTTTAAAATACACTGAACAACGTGAGATTGTTCTTAGAGTACTTATGAGTGTTGAAGAACATTTAACAGCGGAAGATGTTTATAACCATATTAAATCTGCATATAAAGAGTCTAATATTGGAATTGCAACTGTTTACAGAGCACTTTCTTTTTTAGAAGATGTAAAATTAATTACTTCTATCGCTTTTGGTACTGAGGGTAAAAAATATGAAGCAAACCTAAAAGCACATCATGATCATTTAATTTGTACAGCCTGTGGTAAAATTATTGAATTTTTAGACGAAGAAATAGAAAAACGACAAGATAATATTGCAAAAGTAAATAATTTCAAAATTACTTCTCATTCTATGCAGTTATATGGAATGTGCCAAGAGTGTCAAGCCA
- a CDS encoding heavy metal translocating P-type ATPase: MSNTFKKVHQTASRVRYRFNLLKEEFIDDNILSSYLSKIKGVNKVRVNKKASSIIFNIEDIEVCYEIETILDKLSLDDLLNDGSYNSLSLAYVKEDAPTLNGVIRASSALISERFISNDFLKASLTIGAAAPMLIDGTKELFSEGLTSKVLESAAVAVSVFRKDYLAANSTNAMLELGEYIEETTVHKSDDLLKELSKPNVKEAWLQTQENGKIVENLIPTEDIKIGDIIVVGAGSTIPIDGHVVSGEASVNQVSMTGEAEPISKSRGDRVISGTVIEDGRLKIWAECVGNDTATQRIKHYIENSLNEQSSVQLKATKLANKLVPVTLGLAGLSYVISSDFERVASVLQADYSCALKLATPVAFKSTISKAGNDGIMIKGAKAVEALGIADTFIFDKTGTLTSGELEVMSIDSYDKAWSEDDILNLTASTEEHYFHPVAEAVVKAAKQKGFVHMHHEEVEFIVAHGVKTEVNGKTVIIGSRHFLEDDEKIPFSKHKKAIEKSLEDGRTLLYISYDGKLLGTIGLADHLRHNTKEALARLRTLGVKNIIMLTGDTKEKAELISGELGIDKVYAGLLPTDKARIVKELMKEGHQVAFIGDGINDAPALISAHVGISMSKGADIAKATADVSLLKDDIEAVVEAKEFANKTMKLINNNFNTTVAVNSVILAGATLGFFTPIVTAVLHNGTTIALLLNSIKGVKLNKDK, from the coding sequence ATGAGCAATACTTTTAAAAAAGTCCACCAAACAGCATCACGAGTTAGATACCGTTTTAATTTGTTAAAAGAAGAATTTATTGATGACAATATTTTATCTTCTTATTTATCAAAAATTAAAGGGGTTAATAAAGTACGCGTAAATAAAAAAGCCTCTTCTATCATTTTTAATATAGAAGATATTGAAGTGTGTTACGAAATTGAAACTATTCTAGATAAATTATCTCTTGATGATTTATTAAACGATGGTTCTTATAATTCACTTAGTTTGGCGTATGTAAAAGAAGATGCTCCTACACTAAATGGTGTTATTCGTGCATCTTCGGCTTTAATTTCAGAGCGTTTTATTTCAAATGATTTTTTGAAAGCTTCTTTAACTATAGGGGCAGCTGCTCCTATGTTAATAGATGGAACTAAAGAATTATTTAGCGAAGGTTTAACTTCTAAGGTTCTAGAAAGTGCTGCCGTTGCAGTATCTGTATTTAGAAAAGATTATTTGGCTGCAAATTCAACCAATGCAATGTTAGAGCTTGGCGAATATATAGAAGAAACCACAGTACATAAAAGTGATGATTTATTAAAAGAGTTATCAAAACCAAATGTAAAAGAAGCCTGGTTACAAACGCAAGAAAATGGAAAAATTGTAGAAAATCTAATTCCTACAGAAGATATCAAAATTGGTGATATCATTGTTGTTGGAGCTGGAAGTACTATTCCCATTGATGGACATGTTGTTTCAGGCGAAGCATCTGTTAATCAAGTATCTATGACAGGAGAAGCAGAACCTATTTCTAAAAGTAGAGGGGATAGAGTAATCTCTGGTACTGTTATTGAAGATGGCCGTTTAAAAATATGGGCAGAATGTGTTGGTAATGATACCGCAACACAAAGAATTAAACACTATATAGAAAACTCTTTAAACGAACAAAGTTCAGTACAGTTAAAAGCAACAAAACTTGCAAATAAATTGGTACCAGTAACCTTGGGTTTAGCTGGTCTCTCTTATGTAATTTCCAGTGATTTTGAACGTGTAGCTTCTGTTTTACAAGCAGATTATTCTTGTGCTTTAAAACTAGCAACACCGGTGGCATTTAAATCAACTATTTCAAAAGCGGGGAATGATGGAATAATGATTAAAGGCGCAAAAGCAGTTGAAGCATTAGGTATTGCAGATACATTTATTTTTGATAAAACGGGAACATTAACCTCAGGGGAACTAGAAGTTATGTCTATTGATTCTTATGACAAAGCCTGGAGCGAAGATGATATTTTAAATTTAACAGCCAGTACAGAAGAACATTATTTTCATCCTGTTGCAGAAGCGGTTGTAAAAGCTGCAAAACAAAAAGGTTTTGTACATATGCATCATGAAGAAGTCGAATTTATTGTGGCCCATGGTGTTAAAACAGAAGTAAATGGAAAAACAGTGATTATAGGCTCAAGACATTTTTTAGAAGATGATGAAAAGATTCCTTTTTCTAAGCATAAAAAAGCCATAGAAAAGTCTTTAGAAGATGGACGAACCTTGCTGTATATTTCTTACGATGGGAAATTATTAGGAACTATTGGTTTAGCAGATCACTTAAGACACAATACAAAAGAAGCACTTGCTCGTTTAAGAACGCTTGGTGTTAAAAATATTATTATGCTTACAGGGGATACTAAAGAAAAAGCTGAATTAATTTCTGGTGAATTAGGAATTGATAAAGTATATGCTGGTCTCTTACCTACAGATAAAGCAAGAATAGTAAAAGAATTAATGAAAGAAGGGCATCAGGTCGCATTTATTGGTGATGGTATTAATGATGCACCTGCTTTAATTTCTGCTCATGTAGGTATATCTATGAGTAAGGGCGCTGATATCGCAAAAGCTACTGCTGATGTTTCTTTATTAAAAGATGATATTGAAGCAGTAGTTGAAGCAAAAGAATTTGCAAATAAAACAATGAAGTTAATTAACAACAATTTTAATACAACCGTGGCTGTAAATTCAGTTATTTTAGCGGGGGCTACTTTGGGATTTTTTACGCCCATTGTTACAGCTGTTTTACATAATGGAACAACCATTGCCTTATTATTAAATTCAATTAAAGGTGTTAAGTTAAATAAAGACAAGTAG
- a CDS encoding YtxH domain-containing protein — protein sequence MMQKYDNNIENSRTTKNTQINPYINQNNVAQNNNTSDVQNPLSGFSQGDFLKGALIGAAVTFLLTNKGAQEKMMNAAAKGSELFQAGMEELKERYEDARAQMDESGE from the coding sequence ATAATGCAAAAATATGATAATAATATAGAAAACTCTAGAACAACAAAAAATACACAAATTAATCCTTATATTAATCAAAATAATGTAGCGCAAAATAATAATACTTCAGACGTACAAAATCCTCTTAGCGGTTTTTCTCAAGGTGATTTTTTAAAAGGAGCACTTATTGGTGCTGCCGTGACTTTTCTTTTAACCAATAAAGGTGCACAAGAAAAAATGATGAATGCAGCAGCAAAAGGTAGTGAACTTTTTCAAGCTGGAATGGAAGAGCTAAAAGAAAGATATGAAGATGCACGGGCTCAAATGGACGAATCAGGCGAGTAA
- a CDS encoding DUF2202 domain-containing protein — protein MKTNTFEKESSFTQDLETNENLEDLVLNNENVEKLDFSYLEQKRVDLNLSETALSQVLRIAVYDEMQAYETYSAILENLGDIEPFSSIKQAEAVHYSVLISLLEKYEIDVPLNDWTNKLTVPNTYIECCEVGVATEIVNIKMYDDLLKYIQEEDVKDVLYRLQAASYNNHLPLFRNCVKEYYNKDAGSALFNPEEMMNKASEYQNLLEDIATGNIDQDKITQLLGKMNVSMVSGAALGAASSAFLSTYLNKNEE, from the coding sequence TTGAAAACAAATACTTTTGAAAAAGAGAGTTCCTTTACACAAGATTTGGAAACAAATGAAAACTTAGAAGATCTAGTGTTGAATAATGAAAATGTTGAAAAACTTGATTTTTCATATTTAGAGCAAAAACGTGTAGATTTGAACTTGAGTGAAACCGCACTTTCACAAGTTCTAAGAATTGCTGTTTATGATGAAATGCAAGCGTATGAAACCTATAGTGCAATACTTGAAAATTTAGGTGATATTGAGCCATTTTCAAGTATTAAACAAGCAGAAGCTGTTCATTATTCTGTTTTAATTTCTTTGCTTGAAAAATATGAAATTGATGTACCTCTTAATGACTGGACAAATAAACTTACTGTACCTAACACGTATATAGAATGTTGTGAAGTAGGAGTTGCTACAGAAATAGTAAATATTAAAATGTACGATGATTTACTAAAATATATCCAAGAAGAAGATGTAAAAGATGTTTTATATCGTTTACAAGCTGCTTCTTATAATAATCATCTTCCTTTGTTTAGGAATTGTGTAAAAGAGTACTACAACAAAGATGCAGGTTCTGCTTTGTTTAATCCTGAAGAAATGATGAATAAAGCAAGTGAGTATCAAAACTTATTAGAAGATATTGCAACAGGAAATATTGATCAAGATAAAATAACACAGTTATTAGGGAAAATGAATGTTTCAATGGTTTCAGGCGCTGCTCTAGGTGCAGCATCAAGTGCTTTTTTAAGTACTTATTTAAATAAAAATGAGGAGTAA
- a CDS encoding GGDEF domain-containing protein has product MILVNRIDKIEVLEDKFIEKNIKKFQNVLDSTSLHIKSIAYEYSLNDVLAKAVKNNDVNEIEAYMLNRDDLMQNLKLSYFVLYDKNKKQIYGNSFDINSNEYLSIPEELNTFMKHDLSSYIKKSNDVFFMTLNYEKTIFVLEKLLYKNEHIGYVFIARTLDATLLNEIGELLQEYISLISFYDDKNIKELSFFGKKIYYDIQKISKDQVFSYIKLYDDLEKKSFYIRMKSNRQIFDFLLNNIEITLMVFLIMIVIVLLIFYVFMQKLFTSRIEYITTMVKKASKNESPSLELKVDYDDEISYLSRKMNQMFKHINYQQSLKLQKEKDFLQSVLDSQKNIILITDGNKIQSTNQKFNDIFHSEDSFMTNIALLDETSSANLIRVAQKYGTLEVPAQLKCIDEDNKYFTFDITRLDIKNYLICMNDVSAVNKKIMTLENKASIDELTNAYNKNTITTYIKRWLEKRDFCFLILDIDHFKKVNDTYGHPAGDFILKNMISLISKELSKEDLLGRFGGEEFLILINDYSSNNIISIANRIRTIVDTHDFVYEEINIDISISIGCTFCEKGETYSAVYKRCDAALYEAKNTGRNKVIYKEVIIDNDSK; this is encoded by the coding sequence ATGATATTAGTTAATAGAATAGACAAGATAGAAGTATTAGAAGATAAATTCATAGAAAAAAATATTAAGAAGTTCCAAAATGTTCTTGATTCAACCTCCCTTCATATTAAAAGTATTGCTTATGAATATTCTTTAAATGATGTTTTAGCAAAAGCCGTAAAAAACAATGATGTTAATGAAATTGAAGCGTATATGCTTAACAGAGATGATTTAATGCAAAACTTAAAACTAAGTTATTTTGTTTTATATGATAAAAATAAAAAACAAATATATGGAAACAGTTTTGATATTAATTCCAATGAATATTTATCTATTCCCGAAGAGTTAAATACTTTTATGAAACACGATTTATCTTCTTATATTAAAAAAAGTAATGATGTTTTTTTTATGACCTTAAATTACGAAAAAACAATTTTTGTTCTTGAGAAATTATTGTATAAAAATGAACATATTGGATATGTTTTTATAGCAAGAACCCTAGACGCTACTTTGTTAAATGAAATTGGGGAATTATTACAAGAATATATTTCCTTAATTTCTTTTTACGATGATAAAAATATTAAAGAATTGAGTTTCTTTGGTAAAAAAATATACTATGATATTCAAAAGATAAGTAAAGACCAAGTTTTTTCATATATAAAACTATACGATGATCTTGAAAAAAAGAGTTTTTACATCCGCATGAAAAGTAACAGACAAATTTTTGATTTTTTATTGAATAATATTGAAATTACTTTAATGGTATTTCTAATCATGATTGTTATTGTTTTGCTTATTTTTTATGTGTTTATGCAAAAGTTATTTACTTCCCGAATCGAATACATAACCACTATGGTAAAAAAAGCCTCAAAGAATGAAAGTCCCAGTTTGGAATTGAAAGTTGATTATGATGATGAAATTTCGTATTTATCACGAAAAATGAATCAAATGTTTAAACATATTAATTATCAACAAAGTTTAAAATTACAAAAAGAAAAAGATTTTTTGCAATCTGTTCTTGACAGTCAAAAAAATATTATTCTTATTACAGATGGTAATAAAATTCAAAGTACCAATCAAAAGTTTAATGATATTTTTCACTCAGAAGACTCTTTTATGACAAATATTGCTTTATTAGATGAAACATCCAGCGCAAACTTAATACGTGTTGCACAGAAGTATGGAACCTTAGAAGTTCCTGCCCAGCTTAAATGTATCGATGAAGACAATAAATATTTTACTTTTGATATTACACGTTTGGATATTAAGAATTATCTTATATGTATGAACGATGTTTCAGCAGTAAATAAAAAAATAATGACATTAGAAAATAAAGCTTCTATTGATGAACTTACTAATGCTTACAACAAAAATACGATTACAACATATATTAAACGCTGGCTTGAAAAACGAGACTTTTGTTTTCTTATTTTAGATATTGATCATTTTAAAAAAGTCAATGATACTTACGGTCATCCAGCAGGTGATTTTATTCTAAAAAATATGATATCTCTTATTTCGAAAGAATTGTCAAAAGAAGACCTTTTAGGACGTTTTGGAGGAGAAGAATTTTTGATTTTAATTAATGATTATTCCAGTAATAATATTATTAGTATAGCAAACAGAATAAGAACAATAGTTGATACACATGACTTTGTTTACGAAGAAATAAATATCGATATTAGTATATCTATTGGTTGTACTTTTTGTGAAAAAGGGGAAACGTATTCTGCTGTGTATAAACGATGCGATGCTGCTTTATATGAAGCAAAAAATACGGGAAGAAATAAAGTGATATACAAAGAAGTCATTATTGATAATGATTCTAAGTAG
- a CDS encoding transcriptional repressor produces the protein MKKYDISFDTFLKNFKEHVSKLGFKNSIQKDYILKNLYYSEDHLTAEDIVTYVKREYNIDVGIATVYRTMKFFEEMSIVNSLDIGDGTKRYELNLSLHHDHMICTACHKIIEFADEIIESQQIIVAKENNFDLKNHVMTIYGLCENCQ, from the coding sequence GTGAAAAAATATGACATTTCTTTTGATACATTTTTAAAAAATTTTAAAGAGCATGTATCTAAACTAGGTTTTAAAAACTCTATACAAAAAGATTATATTCTTAAAAATTTATATTACAGTGAAGATCATTTAACTGCTGAGGATATTGTTACTTATGTAAAAAGAGAATACAATATTGATGTGGGAATAGCAACTGTTTATAGAACAATGAAGTTTTTCGAAGAAATGAGTATCGTAAATTCTTTGGATATTGGTGATGGAACTAAACGTTATGAATTAAATCTTTCTTTACATCATGATCATATGATATGTACAGCTTGTCACAAAATTATTGAGTTTGCAGATGAAATTATTGAATCGCAACAAATTATAGTTGCAAAAGAAAATAACTTTGATTTAAAAAACCATGTTATGACAATATATGGTTTATGCGAAAACTGCCAGTAA
- a CDS encoding imelysin — MNKTKLIAASISIAAVLAFSGCTTNNMSMNDSSKTLVGTYTNIATKNYSDALKDAVTLRFQIDAFATNPTDANLAKAKKAWLASRESYGQTEIFRLSNGPIDAEEGWIAEAYGSLEGQLNAWPLDENMIDYTTDASGVRTSGNIIDTKGSFNPGGEDSSAVNIKKITVKALTALNENGGDANVATGYHAVEFILWGQDQDYSNFIKDGITSGDLAAGQRPLSDFTTDKGAKRRLAFLKAASEKIVQDLSVVSSAWANNGTYAQALNSKLSGDDANKNIDRKTALTQIFAGMGVFIKSELANERIAVAVLTPSEEDEHSCFSDNTHRDIAQNYQGFKNILTGTYEGHSYGKAPIDALDAATRAKVETLMSSIEDKIESINIIAETSRHFDKQIRANDPQSIVIVKLKNEMRKLGDQMINVANANGIQLSVEDVTDADETKM, encoded by the coding sequence ATGAACAAAACAAAATTAATTGCTGCTTCAATTAGTATCGCTGCTGTATTGGCATTCTCTGGATGTACTACAAACAATATGTCAATGAATGACTCGAGTAAGACTTTAGTAGGTACCTATACTAATATTGCTACAAAAAATTATTCAGATGCATTAAAAGATGCAGTTACTTTAAGATTTCAAATTGATGCATTTGCTACAAACCCTACAGATGCAAATTTAGCAAAAGCTAAAAAAGCATGGTTAGCTTCAAGAGAATCTTATGGACAAACAGAAATTTTTAGACTTTCAAATGGTCCAATTGATGCTGAAGAAGGTTGGATTGCTGAAGCATATGGTTCTTTAGAAGGACAATTAAATGCTTGGCCTTTAGATGAAAATATGATTGATTACACAACAGATGCTTCAGGTGTACGAACATCTGGAAATATTATTGATACAAAAGGTTCTTTTAATCCAGGCGGTGAAGATTCTTCAGCTGTAAATATTAAAAAAATCACAGTAAAAGCCTTAACTGCATTAAATGAAAATGGTGGAGATGCAAATGTTGCAACTGGATACCATGCTGTTGAGTTTATTTTATGGGGACAAGATCAAGATTATTCTAACTTTATTAAAGATGGTATTACTTCTGGTGATTTAGCAGCAGGTCAACGACCATTAAGTGACTTTACTACTGATAAAGGTGCAAAAAGAAGATTAGCATTCTTAAAAGCTGCAAGTGAAAAAATTGTTCAAGATTTAAGCGTAGTTTCTTCAGCTTGGGCAAATAATGGTACTTATGCACAAGCATTAAACTCTAAATTAAGCGGTGATGATGCAAATAAAAACATTGATAGAAAAACTGCTTTAACTCAAATTTTTGCAGGAATGGGTGTATTTATTAAATCAGAATTAGCAAATGAAAGAATTGCTGTTGCTGTATTAACACCATCAGAAGAAGATGAGCATTCTTGTTTTTCTGACAATACACACAGAGATATTGCACAAAATTATCAAGGTTTCAAAAATATCTTAACAGGTACTTATGAAGGTCATTCATATGGAAAAGCTCCAATTGATGCACTGGATGCAGCTACAAGAGCTAAGGTTGAAACATTAATGTCTTCAATTGAAGATAAAATTGAATCAATTAACATAATTGCTGAAACGTCAAGACATTTTGATAAACAAATCAGAGCAAATGATCCTCAATCTATTGTAATTGTAAAATTAAAAAATGAAATGAGAAAATTAGGTGATCAAATGATTAATGTTGCAAATGCAAATGGAATCCAATTATCAGTAGAAGATGTTACTGATGCAGACGAAACAAAAATGTAA
- a CDS encoding thiol oxidoreductase — MRVNAHILSLVTFFVTGLFAFDTNYYTHPSKNAFTTPYSNLSNTEIDTAMLGKSFFKVPWILAPGATTARDGLGPLFNANTCISCHPNNALGSVYNKKNISRAMVIRLSIPNSKKDLSYLQRGFTPEPTYGAQIAINGTHDVPFEGKLNISYENIYSTYQDGQTVVLRKPIYSLKDLNYGPLHKDTIISIRKAPALVGLGLINLLSDDEILKNQDIYDENNDGISGVANIVYSIKDKKFMIGKYTYKASAPSVVHQSAAAFINDMGLTSSYFPRDNCTKFQIKCKNAPKGRHKLDVPDLRLNAVAFYLKHLKVPLVKTKNIQGEKLFASIGCISCHVSELKTKNNLIIKPFSDFLLHDMGKGLSDGRSEYKAGPQEWRTAPLWGINSYKKAIKKNVDYLHDGRASTIEEAILWHDGEAKKSKEAFRSLNEKNRQYLLKYIKEL, encoded by the coding sequence ATGAGAGTTAACGCTCATATATTAAGCCTTGTGACATTCTTTGTCACAGGGCTTTTTGCATTTGATACAAATTATTATACTCACCCATCTAAAAATGCATTTACCACCCCTTATTCCAATTTAAGTAATACTGAAATTGATACAGCAATGCTTGGAAAAAGTTTTTTTAAAGTTCCTTGGATTTTAGCCCCAGGCGCAACTACTGCTAGAGATGGTTTAGGTCCTTTATTTAATGCAAATACCTGTATTTCCTGTCATCCCAATAATGCCCTTGGTTCTGTTTATAATAAAAAGAATATTTCAAGAGCAATGGTTATTAGACTCTCAATTCCTAATTCAAAAAAAGATTTATCTTATTTACAAAGAGGCTTTACACCTGAACCTACTTATGGGGCACAAATAGCAATTAATGGCACCCATGACGTTCCTTTTGAGGGGAAACTAAACATATCTTATGAAAATATTTACTCTACCTATCAAGATGGGCAAACAGTAGTATTGAGAAAACCTATCTATTCCTTAAAAGATTTAAATTATGGTCCTTTACATAAAGATACTATTATATCTATACGAAAAGCTCCTGCTCTTGTTGGGCTTGGATTAATAAACCTTTTAAGTGATGATGAAATATTGAAAAATCAAGATATTTATGATGAAAATAATGATGGCATATCAGGAGTTGCTAATATCGTTTATTCAATAAAAGATAAAAAATTTATGATAGGAAAATATACCTATAAAGCAAGTGCTCCCAGTGTAGTACATCAAAGTGCTGCTGCTTTTATTAATGATATGGGACTAACGAGTTCTTATTTTCCAAGGGACAATTGTACAAAGTTCCAAATAAAGTGTAAAAATGCACCAAAAGGTAGACATAAATTAGATGTTCCCGATTTAAGATTAAATGCAGTTGCTTTTTATCTAAAACATCTAAAAGTACCTCTTGTAAAGACTAAAAACATACAAGGTGAAAAACTTTTTGCAAGCATTGGTTGTATATCCTGTCATGTAAGTGAACTAAAAACAAAAAACAATTTAATCATAAAACCTTTTTCTGATTTTTTGTTGCATGATATGGGTAAAGGGTTAAGTGATGGAAGAAGTGAATATAAAGCAGGTCCGCAAGAATGGAGAACTGCCCCTTTATGGGGTATTAATTCTTATAAAAAAGCGATAAAAAAGAACGTCGATTATTTACACGATGGAAGAGCTTCTACAATTGAAGAAGCCATTTTATGGCACGATGGTGAGGCAAAAAAAAGCAAAGAAGCATTTAGAAGCCTTAATGAAAAAAACAGACAATACTTATTAAAGTATATAAAGGAACTCTAG
- a CDS encoding imelysin, with protein sequence MKKIFIILFIALVNLSAQTNVMQDLLKNVLIKNTQDSINKTEKFIKDLEENKELDVLKNDFSKLLISWKKVEAFYVAADLNEDNIDTPRYIDIFHNLKENLKEHMDRVVASKDSLDLAMFKHSYKTVNALEIILFDESFTQRHRNISKMILENILLRLNQINHVYLNDSERFLQEFKWSNDVIINILIDSSFKLRDWRVGDVAGLSRKYRGKSDNRRAEYFLSQNSLLVIKAILDSHKEVMNSDTYDFGDMLNDNDYKKEVILIRKSIQSAQDNLKYIKNDDFTKKNVKILYKSLDNLHVTYYKTLVSALGVTSKILDADGD encoded by the coding sequence GTGAAAAAGATATTTATAATACTCTTTATTGCGCTTGTTAATCTTAGTGCGCAAACAAATGTAATGCAAGATTTATTAAAAAATGTTTTAATAAAAAATACCCAAGACAGTATAAATAAAACAGAAAAATTTATTAAAGATTTAGAAGAAAATAAAGAACTTGATGTATTAAAAAATGACTTTTCTAAGCTTTTAATATCTTGGAAAAAAGTTGAAGCATTTTATGTTGCAGCAGATCTTAATGAAGATAATATTGACACCCCAAGATATATTGATATTTTTCATAATTTAAAAGAAAATTTAAAAGAACATATGGACAGAGTTGTAGCTTCTAAAGACAGCTTGGATTTAGCTATGTTTAAACATTCTTATAAAACAGTAAATGCCTTAGAAATCATTTTATTTGATGAATCTTTTACCCAAAGACACAGAAATATTTCAAAAATGATACTTGAAAATATTCTTCTAAGATTAAATCAAATTAATCATGTTTATCTTAATGACAGTGAAAGATTCTTACAAGAGTTTAAATGGAGCAATGATGTTATTATAAATATTTTAATTGACTCATCTTTTAAATTAAGAGATTGGAGAGTTGGTGATGTTGCAGGTTTATCAAGAAAGTACAGAGGAAAAAGTGATAATAGAAGAGCAGAATATTTTCTTAGCCAAAATTCCCTTCTTGTTATTAAAGCTATTTTAGACTCTCACAAAGAAGTAATGAATTCAGACACTTATGATTTTGGGGATATGCTTAATGACAATGATTATAAAAAAGAAGTTATATTAATTAGAAAGAGCATTCAAAGCGCTCAAGATAATTTAAAATATATTAAAAATGATGACTTTACAAAAAAGAATGTAAAAATACTTTACAAATCTTT